In one Sphingobacterium daejeonense genomic region, the following are encoded:
- a CDS encoding PVC-type heme-binding CxxCH protein codes for MGEIRDTAIWMAAKGEAYDLAKMDQNTLKLPEVMTNFDFGQDPNSKYLYGEEALAKFHTAPGYKIDLFASEKEFPDLANPVQISFDSKGRLWVATMPSYPHWKAGDGKPNDKIIILEDTDGDGKADKQSVFADNLHLPIGFEFAPEGVYLSQGKNLVLLKDTDNDSKADVKELILSGFDDHDTHHAHSAYTMDPSGAIFMAEGVFLHTNVETSYGPIRGVNGGFYRYSPQNKKLERVAQVSIPKPLGYSNR; via the coding sequence ATGGGTGAAATTAGAGATACTGCAATCTGGATGGCGGCCAAAGGTGAGGCTTATGATCTAGCCAAAATGGATCAAAATACCTTAAAGTTACCAGAGGTTATGACTAATTTCGATTTTGGTCAAGATCCAAATTCCAAGTATTTATATGGCGAAGAGGCTTTAGCAAAATTCCATACTGCTCCAGGTTACAAAATAGACCTTTTTGCTTCGGAGAAAGAATTTCCAGACCTAGCTAATCCTGTTCAAATCTCATTTGATTCTAAGGGCAGGTTATGGGTTGCGACGATGCCGAGCTATCCCCATTGGAAGGCAGGAGATGGAAAGCCTAATGACAAAATCATTATTCTTGAGGATACTGATGGCGATGGAAAAGCAGATAAACAATCTGTTTTTGCGGACAACCTGCACTTACCTATAGGTTTTGAGTTTGCTCCCGAAGGTGTTTATTTATCTCAGGGGAAGAATTTAGTTTTACTAAAAGACACTGATAATGATAGCAAGGCAGATGTTAAAGAATTAATTCTAAGTGGGTTTGATGACCATGACACGCACCATGCTCATAGTGCATATACGATGGATCCATCAGGTGCTATTTTCATGGCAGAAGGGGTATTTTTGCATACCAATGTTGAAACATCCTATGGTCCAATCAGAGGTGTCAACGGTGGTTTTTACAGATATTCACCACAGAATAAAAAACTGGAACGAGTAGCTCAGGTTTCTATTCCAAAACCCTTGGGGTATAGCAACAGATAA
- a CDS encoding DUF7133 domain-containing protein, with protein sequence MLPGSSKPRYGEANDKSFSLVEEKHKVRPTSGLEFISSRHFPDDVQGDYLLNNTIGFLGAKQHTFEDDGTGYKSRHRQDLFWSDDKNFRPVDLEFAPDGSLYVVDWHNMLIGHMQHNARDPLRDHVHGRIYRVTYPSRPLVKPAKIDGATIDELLENLKLPEDRTRYRTRSELRMRNATDVAKKATDWANKLDKNDPKYLQNLTEAMWVTWGANKINADLVQKLLASNDYHARAAAVHAIRYNTDKIKNYKELLAKSSQR encoded by the coding sequence ATGTTGCCAGGAAGCAGCAAGCCTAGATATGGTGAGGCAAATGATAAATCATTCAGCCTAGTAGAAGAAAAACATAAAGTAAGACCTACCTCAGGTTTGGAATTTATTTCCTCAAGACACTTCCCGGATGATGTTCAAGGAGATTATCTTCTAAACAATACGATTGGATTCTTGGGTGCAAAGCAACACACCTTTGAAGATGACGGTACAGGATATAAATCAAGACATCGGCAGGATCTTTTTTGGTCTGACGACAAGAATTTCAGACCTGTAGATTTAGAATTTGCACCGGATGGCTCTCTATATGTTGTTGATTGGCACAATATGTTGATTGGTCATATGCAACATAATGCTAGGGATCCGCTTAGAGATCATGTTCATGGTAGAATTTATCGAGTTACTTATCCTTCGAGACCGTTGGTAAAACCTGCAAAAATCGATGGAGCTACTATTGATGAGCTTTTGGAGAACCTGAAATTGCCCGAGGATAGAACCCGGTATAGGACCCGCAGCGAACTTAGAATGCGAAATGCCACTGATGTTGCGAAAAAGGCAACAGATTGGGCAAACAAATTAGATAAAAATGACCCAAAATATCTTCAGAATCTAACTGAAGCTATGTGGGTAACATGGGGAGCAAATAAAATTAATGCAGACCTTGTTCAAAAATTGTTGGCGTCGAATGATTATCATGCACGTGCAGCTGCCGTTCACGCGATTAGATATAATACGGACAAAATCAAAAACTACAAGGAGTTGCTGGCAAAAAGCAGCCAAAGATGA
- a CDS encoding c-type cytochrome, whose product MLKKKTEPSKTTTKLTGQSFEQYKRGAVIYAKEGYCITCHQPNGKGLDVSGFPPLNASKWVTGSEDRLIKLTLNGLLGPIEVNGKKYPGQVPMTPFGMMLNDQEIADVLTFVRNSFGNEAPAVSAAKVKEIRASIQDKKGFYSPEELLKAHPLEKE is encoded by the coding sequence CTGTTAAAGAAAAAAACAGAACCAAGTAAAACAACAACTAAACTAACTGGCCAATCATTTGAACAATATAAAAGGGGGGCTGTGATCTATGCTAAAGAAGGCTATTGTATCACCTGTCACCAACCGAATGGGAAAGGCTTGGATGTTTCGGGATTCCCACCTTTAAATGCTAGTAAATGGGTTACTGGCAGTGAAGACCGATTGATAAAATTAACTCTTAATGGCCTTTTGGGTCCGATTGAGGTCAATGGCAAGAAATATCCCGGTCAAGTACCCATGACTCCGTTTGGAATGATGCTGAATGACCAAGAAATTGCAGATGTTTTAACTTTTGTGAGAAACTCATTTGGAAATGAGGCTCCTGCGGTTTCGGCAGCAAAAGTAAAAGAAATACGTGCCTCAATTCAGGATAAAAAAGGATTTTACTCGCCAGAGGAATTATTGAAAGCGCATCCTCTAGAAAAGGAATAA
- a CDS encoding sugar phosphate isomerase/epimerase family protein codes for MNKIGFNILPWTAGVSSNTFPILDRLKSIGYDGIEVLIGSPEEKEYKALAAHAKSLGLETNAVTVVGEHENPISNNREVRQKGVERLKWIIDRAHDLGSKILCGPFHSAHSVFTRAAATEQEYEWAAEALRIAGDHAQQAGIILAPEAVNRFENYLASCVDHLVHLVQLVDHPHVKAMYDTHHANIEEKNVTCSIQKIAPHLAHVHISENDRGTPGKGLVHWDEVFTALNDINYQGWYTIEAFSRADPDFANAINVWREYSDPWEIAEYGYHFIKSNLEKFEKK; via the coding sequence ATGAATAAAATTGGATTTAATATTTTACCATGGACAGCTGGAGTATCCTCGAACACATTTCCTATCCTTGATCGGTTGAAGTCAATTGGATACGATGGCATTGAAGTTCTTATTGGATCTCCAGAGGAAAAAGAATATAAAGCATTAGCTGCTCATGCCAAGAGCTTAGGACTAGAAACAAATGCTGTAACAGTTGTCGGGGAACATGAAAATCCAATTTCAAACAATAGAGAGGTTAGACAAAAGGGTGTTGAGAGATTAAAGTGGATTATAGATCGAGCTCATGATTTAGGTTCGAAAATATTATGCGGGCCCTTTCATTCTGCTCATAGTGTATTTACCCGAGCCGCAGCGACCGAACAGGAATATGAGTGGGCAGCTGAGGCGTTGCGAATTGCAGGAGATCATGCCCAACAGGCAGGAATTATCTTAGCACCAGAAGCTGTAAATAGGTTTGAGAATTATTTGGCAAGTTGTGTCGACCATTTGGTTCATCTAGTACAATTGGTGGACCATCCGCATGTAAAAGCCATGTATGATACACACCATGCCAATATTGAAGAAAAAAATGTTACCTGTTCTATCCAGAAAATAGCTCCTCATTTAGCGCATGTCCATATCAGTGAAAATGACCGCGGTACCCCAGGGAAAGGTTTGGTTCATTGGGATGAGGTTTTTACAGCCTTAAATGACATCAACTATCAGGGTTGGTATACAATCGAAGCATTTTCAAGAGCGGATCCAGATTTTGCGAATGCCATCAATGTTTGGCGTGAATATTCTGATCCTTGGGAAATTGCAGAATATGGATATCACTTTATAAAATCCAATCTAGAAAAATTTGAAAAAAAATAA